Proteins from a single region of Neodiprion virginianus isolate iyNeoVirg1 chromosome 4, iyNeoVirg1.1, whole genome shotgun sequence:
- the LOC124302536 gene encoding proline-rich protein 4-like → MRLLVLLSLVGLLALGSCEKDASPKSVEDKEDLASASEKKQDKRGLVDVGNHGFNLGSELGGSHSFDLSGAGHGGSFGGGEIGGGHGLDLSGHGGSGQSYGGGYGDDGGKIKQITIVKNVKIPYPVERKIPYPVEKEVPYPVKVPVPQPYPVEKQVHYPVKVYVKVPVHIPQPYPVEKKVHYPVHVPVDRPVPYKVYVPQPYPVEKKVHYHVKVPVPQPYPIEKPVPYPVKVPVHVPQPFPVEKPVPYPVKVHVDRPYPVHVDKPYPVPVDKHVPVPVEKPVPYPVKVHVERPVPVPVEKPVPVPVKVPVPAPYPVEKKVPYPVEKPVPYPVKVPVDRPVPVTVTKHVPYHVVKHVPYPVKVPVPVHVQEEDGGRESGYGGGGDVGQTSVGDYESSFGGYQESHHGH, encoded by the exons ATGCGGCTATTG GTGCTGTTGTCTCTGGTAGGCCTGCTGGCCTTGGGATCTTGCGAGAAGGACGCGTCGCCGAAGTCGGTCGAGGATAAAGAGGACTTGGCGTCAGCCTCGGAGAAGAAGCAGGACAAGCGAGGCCTGGTGGACGTTGGAAACCACGGTTTCAATCTGGGCTCCGAGTTGGGCGGAAGCCACAGCTTCGACCTGAGCGGTGCGGGACATGGAGGTTCGTTCGGGGGTGGCGAAATCGGCGGGGGTCACGGGCTGGACTTGAGCGGCCATGGGGGTTCGGGTCAGAGTTACGGGGGTGGCTACGGCGATGACGGGGGGAAGATAAAGCAGATAACGATAGTGAAGAACGTGAAGATTCCGTACCCGGTTGAGAGGAAGATACCGTACCCGGTCGAGAAGGAGGTTCCCTACCCCGTTAAGGTTCCCGTTCCACAACCTTACCCCGTAGAGAAGCAGGTACACTACCCGGTCAAGGTGTACGTAAAGGTTCCGGTTCACATTCCGCAGCCCTATCCAGTTGAGAAGAAAGTCCACTACCCGGTTCACGTCCCGGTGGACAGACCAGTGCCCTACAAGGTGTACGTGCCACAACCCTATCCGGTTGAGAAGAAGGTCCACTACCACGTTAAGGTCCCGGTTCCGCAGCCCTACCCCATAGAGAAGCCTGTGCCGTATCCGGTCAAGGTTCCGGTACACGTGCCGCAGCCCTTCCCGGTCGAAAAGCCGGTACCTTACCCGGTGAAGGTGCACGTGGACAGACCGTATCCGGTACACGTCGATAAGCCGTACCCAGTTCCCGTAGACAAGCACGTTCCCGTTCCGGTAGAGAAGCCGGTTCCATATCCGGTCAAGGTACACGTTGAGAGACCGGTTCCCGTTCCGGTAGAGAAGCCGGTGCCCGTTCCCGTCAAGGTTCCCGTCCCTGCGCCCTATCCCGTAGAGAAGAAGGTTCCTTATCCGGTCGAGAAGCCTGTTCCGTACCCCGTTAAGGTACCGGTTGACAGACCGGTTCCCGTTACCGTCACGAAGCATGTTCCCTATCACGTCGTCAAGCATGTTCCATACCCCGTGAAGGTCCCGGTACCGGTTCACGTCCAGGAAGAGGATGGTGGTCGCGAATCGGGATACGGCGGTGGTGGCGACGTCGGACAGACTTCCGTTGGTGACTACGAGTCCAGCTTTGGCGGGTACCAGGAGTCTCACCATGGACACTAG
- the LOC124302528 gene encoding uncharacterized transmembrane protein DDB_G0289901-like yields the protein MRHLCLVAFLALFAFASAASNKEDLERAAELAVEKAAEKAAERAVEKDIESGSKSTETKTVHESHLSTDKKNDKRSTLGLGYGSGSGWQTLGSNGGWQSLGNSNNGWQSLGSNAGWQSLGSNAGWQSLGSNAGWQSLGNSNGGWQSLGNSNGGWQSLGNSNGGWQSLGSNGGWDSSNLGNAGWQSSGLSGNGGWKYGSGNGGWQLSGVNGGLYAGGLGVNSGLGYGGGWSSGSYGGGAIAGEGAVLGGVQGWNGGQKLISINTVKTLTVEKKIPVPVTVDKKVPVPVYRRVPYEIKVPVPAPFTVERKVPYPVKHYVTVPVHVPQPYHVVKPVPYEVKVDRPVPVPVQVKVPQPYTVEKKVPVEVRVPVPQPYTVERRVPYEVKVPVHVPQPYEVVKNVPVPIKVHVDRPYRVDVPKPYQVFVKRPYPVDVPKPYPVEVKVPVDRPYPVPVEKPYPVHVKVNVPQPYNVEKPVPYPVEKPYPVPVKVPVDRPYNVVVEKPYPVTVEKPYPVPVQVPVPVNVGSNGWNAGGSVSTNGASYVESSGIATGGNFVASSGLTNSGSYGGVSGISVEQGYGSADLSSQGISSGSVSSLSSGDLSVQSELTPPVLSAGSSYGSGWSSQGSGELINSGSGLVSSGSGWSSQGTGELINSGSGLVNSGSGWSSQGSGELINSGSGLVNSGSGWSSQGSGELVSSGSGLVNSGSGLSVQGSNGWSSHKNTEWSGEKNSGWSRS from the exons ATGAGACATCTG TGTCTCGTCGCTTTCCTGGCGCTGTTCGCCTTCGCGTCAGCAGCCAGCAATAAAGAGGATCTCGAACGAGCAGCCGAGCTCGCAGTCGAGAAAGCGGCGGAAAAGGCGGCCGAAAGGGCGGTTGAAAAGGACATCGAAAGCGGTTCAAAATCAACGGAAACAAAGACGGTCCACGAGTCCCACTTGAGCACGGACAAGAAGAACGATAAGCGTAGCACGCTCGGTCTTGGCTATGGCTCCGGATCCGGATGGCAAACGCTGGGTTCAAACGGCGGCTGGCAGTCGTTGGGTAATTCCAACAATGGCTGGCAATCGCTAGGTTCAAACGCTGGCTGGCAATCGCTGGGTTCAAACGCTGGCTGGCAATCGCTGGGTTCAAACGCTGGCTGGCAATCGCTGGGCAATTCCAACGGCGGCTGGCAATCACTGGGCAATTCTAACGGTGGCTGGCAATCGTTGGGCAATTCGAACGGTGGCTGGCAATCGCTGGGCTCAAATGGTGGTTGGGATTCATCGAACCTCGGCAACGCGGGCTGGCAATCATCGGGCTTGAGTGGCAACGGAGGATGGAAATACGGTTCCGGAAACGGGGGCTGGCAGCTGTCCGGCGTTAACGGAGGCCTCTACGCAGGTGGACTGGGTGTGAATTCCGGTCTGGGTTACGGAGGTGGCTGGTCGAGCGGAAGTTACGGTGGAGGCGCAATCGCGGGTGAAGGAGCAGTTCTGGGTGGAGTCCAGGGCTGGAACGGCGGCCAGAAGTTGATCTCGATAAACACCGTGAAGACGTTGACGGTTGAGAAGAAGATTCCCGTACCAGTGACGGTTGACAAGAAGGTGCCGGTCCCTGTTTACCGTCGAGTTCCGTACGAGATCAAGGTGCCAGTTCCAGCGCCCTTCACCGTCGAGCGCAAGGTGCCGTACCCCGTCAAACACTACGTGACCGTCCCAGTCCACGTGCCACAGCCCTACCACGTCGTTAAGCCCGTACCCTACGAAGTCAAGGTCGACAGACCCGTGCCGGTCCCGGTTCAGGTCAAGGTGCCGCAGCCGTACACCGTCGAGAAGAAGGTGCCGGTCGAGGTCAGGGTGCCTGTGCCGCAGCCCTACACCGTCGAGAGGAGAGTACCGTACGAGGTCAAGGTACCCGTCCATGTGCCCCAGCCCTACGAAGTTGTCAAGAACGTCCCCGTACCCATCAAGGTCCACGTTGACCGACCCTACAGAGTTGACGTGCCCAAGCCCTACCAGGTCTTCGTTAAAAGACCATACCCCGTAGACGTTCCCAAACCCTACCCCGTCGAAGTTAAGGTTCCGGTCGACAGACCCTACCCAGTTCCGGTCGAGAAGCCGTACCCCGTTCACGTCAAGGTCAACGTGCCGCAACCCTATAACGTAGAGAAACCGGTTCCTTACCCGGTCGAGAAGCCGTACCCGGTCCCAGTCAAGGTACCGGTGGACAGACCGTACAACGTCGTCGTTGAGAAGCCGTACCCAGTCACCGTCGAGAAACCCTATCCAGTTCCAGTCCAGGTCCCAGTTCCCGTTAACGTTGGTTCCAATGGTTGGAACGCTGGAGGTTCCGTATCAACGAACGGCGCCAGCTACGTCGAATCTTCTGGCATCGCGACTGGTGGAAACTTCGTAGCATCTTCTGGTCTTACCAACTCAGGGTCTTACGGAGGCGTTTCCGGAATCTCCGTAGAGCAGGGATACGGATCCGCGGATCTTTCTTCTCAGGGCATAAGCTCCGGATCGGTCTCGAGCTTGTCCTCTGGTGACTTGTCCGTACAATCTGAACTCACTCCACCTGTTCTCTCGGCGGGAAGTAGTTACGGCTCTGGATGGTCGTCCCAGGGAAGCGGCGAACTGATCAACTCTGGAAGCGGACTGGTTAGCTCTGGAAGCGGATGGTCGTCCCAGGGAACTGGCGAACTTATCAACTCTGGAAGCGGACTGGTTAACTCTGGAAGCGGATGGTCGTCCCAGGGAAGCGGCGAACTTATCAACTCCGGAAGTGGATTGGTTAACTCTGGAAGCGGATGGTCGTCCCAGGGAAGTGGTGAATTGGTCAGCTCTGGAAGCGGACTGGTCAACTCCGGAAGCGGATTGTCGGTACAAGGAAGCAATGGATGGTCCAGTCACAAGAACACCGAATGGTCCGGTGAGAAGAACAGTGGGTGGTCAAGAAGCTAG